Proteins encoded by one window of Streptacidiphilus sp. PB12-B1b:
- a CDS encoding DUF4839 domain-containing protein, protein MASSLQGQDLAQVGVPVDAHHRPGGNGVGQVLPGVEQRPDRVLAGPNGEFGAEGDIGGAEFLAESPMLARQLVRTAYLGGADRMADDIRYEYKTVQTVRGVDGRVISKMQNDGWELVDQAQGVLRSTLNFRRPKKPLPWLLIGAVAAVLVILAVVIGVASALSGGSTKKDESDKSPAVASEKPSATPTPAPTTAEPAAPDVITPQNNPEFAALLKMDYCDSANLDFATKYAGKTVAFDGSIVNMVHHGSYATRYDILLGPGDKGPNTTVGPAFKYENVNVFDLKLTGKKIPATLRAGDKFHFVAKVGEFNATQCLFFLDPVSTETR, encoded by the coding sequence ATGGCCAGCTCGCTTCAGGGCCAGGATCTTGCCCAGGTCGGCGTCCCCGTGGACGCACATCATCGCCCGGGCGGCAATGGTGTCGGTCAGGTTCTCCCGGGCGTCGAGCAGCGCCCCGACCGAGTGCTCGCTGGGCCGAACGGCGAGTTCGGGGCCGAGGGCGACATCGGTGGTGCCGAGTTCCTCGCCGAGTCCCCTATGCTCGCGAGGCAGTTGGTAAGAACAGCTTATTTAGGGGGCGCGGACCGCATGGCCGACGACATCAGGTACGAGTACAAGACCGTGCAGACCGTTCGCGGCGTCGACGGTCGGGTGATCTCGAAGATGCAGAACGACGGCTGGGAACTCGTAGACCAAGCCCAGGGCGTACTGCGCTCCACTCTCAACTTCCGTCGACCGAAGAAGCCGCTGCCCTGGCTCCTGATCGGGGCGGTGGCTGCCGTCCTCGTGATCCTCGCCGTTGTCATCGGGGTCGCCTCTGCGCTCAGCGGCGGAAGCACGAAGAAGGACGAGTCAGACAAGTCGCCAGCCGTTGCGAGCGAGAAGCCTTCCGCTACGCCGACTCCGGCTCCGACCACGGCCGAGCCGGCTGCCCCTGATGTGATCACGCCGCAGAACAACCCGGAGTTCGCGGCGCTGCTGAAGATGGACTATTGCGATAGCGCGAACTTGGACTTCGCGACCAAGTACGCGGGCAAGACGGTCGCGTTCGACGGCTCGATCGTGAACATGGTGCACCACGGTAGTTACGCGACCCGCTACGACATCCTCCTGGGCCCAGGCGACAAGGGACCGAACACGACGGTCGGCCCGGCCTTCAAGTACGAGAACGTCAACGTCTTTGACCTAAAACTGACCGGCAAGAAGATCCCCGCCACCCTCCGCGCGGGCGATAAGTTCCACTTCGTCGCCAAGGTGGGCGAATTCAACGCGACTCAGTGCCTCTTCTTCCTCGACCCCGTCTCGACGGAAACCCGGTAG
- a CDS encoding DUF6188 family protein: MRLRFGSHQIELHPWSELAAEVQAFRLAAWPQANLGKATELLGQVIAEVRASDQGLLRILFASGWCLTAPPDDERSAWGVSVRFHEFLHVRPGGEVRVSGPREIRT, from the coding sequence ATGAGGCTCCGCTTCGGATCGCACCAGATCGAGCTGCACCCATGGTCGGAACTCGCGGCGGAAGTACAGGCATTCAGACTGGCCGCATGGCCGCAGGCTAACCTCGGCAAGGCGACCGAGCTGTTGGGCCAGGTCATTGCCGAGGTCAGGGCTTCCGATCAGGGCCTCCTTCGGATCCTGTTCGCGAGTGGCTGGTGTCTGACGGCCCCGCCCGACGACGAGCGTTCCGCATGGGGCGTGTCAGTCCGATTCCATGAGTTTCTCCACGTCCGGCCCGGCGGCGAAGTACGGGTGAGCGGTCCCCGCGAGATCAGGACGTAG
- a CDS encoding DUF6262 family protein, protein MTTTAPDRRTAAALAARHRTTDAALGRVRDAITRLRREKTQVSVSAVARRANVSRTFLYDHPDARAAVASAMAEAGERRTQMVTDQDEAREATWRERALNAEDALKAAHAEILTQRTRIGELLGQVSDLEAKWTQEAIQRVTTENTTLKQRVRQLTADNRSLDERLKAARSNLRFQDRRVADLEAQIAQPARTTS, encoded by the coding sequence GTGACCACCACCGCCCCCGACCGGCGCACGGCCGCCGCCTTGGCCGCCCGCCACCGCACCACCGACGCCGCGCTCGGACGAGTCCGCGACGCCATCACCCGGCTCCGCCGCGAGAAGACCCAGGTCAGCGTCTCCGCCGTCGCCCGCCGCGCGAACGTCTCCCGCACCTTCCTCTACGACCACCCCGACGCCAGAGCCGCAGTCGCCTCAGCGATGGCCGAGGCCGGTGAACGACGGACCCAGATGGTCACTGACCAGGACGAGGCACGCGAGGCGACCTGGCGCGAGCGGGCCCTGAACGCCGAGGACGCCCTCAAGGCCGCCCACGCCGAGATCCTCACCCAGCGCACCCGCATCGGCGAACTCCTCGGACAGGTAAGTGACTTGGAAGCCAAGTGGACCCAGGAGGCCATCCAGCGGGTCACCACCGAGAACACCACCCTCAAGCAGCGCGTCCGCCAGCTCACGGCCGACAACCGGTCCCTCGACGAGCGGCTGAAGGCCGCCCGCTCCAACCTCCGCTTCCAGGACCGCCGCGTCGCCGACCTCGAAGCCCAGATCGCTCAACCAGCGCGAACTACGTCCTGA